The following proteins come from a genomic window of Methanosarcina sp. MTP4:
- a CDS encoding tetratricopeptide repeat protein, whose translation MKLTKYNEAIDAFDKAIEIKNDSSKAWYDKGLTLRELGKIEKEDEVKLTKYNETIDAFDKATEINPNYQDAWYFKGIALRELGEIEQENEVKLTKYNKAIEAFDKAIEIKNDSSKAWYDKGLTLRELGKIEKEDEVKLTKYNEAIDAFSKAIGFKNDYSDSWHFKGIALRELGEIEQENEVKLTKYNEAIEAFDKAIGIKNDSPEAWYDKGLTLRELGQIEKEDEVKLTKYNEAIDAFDKATKINPNYQDAWYLKGIALRELADNEKEYKVKFEKYDEAIKALDNAVDFGLDHIYVWYDKGLVCFYKGLALRDAGKYDEVIKNFDDAIDYLDKVVNSLNKEKQLLFYYSTLDLKGYILTQYGKYPKYKEAINLYNKLFKDNFFKGCEIENHAWNNIGLAYTCIGNYDEAIEYFKKSVNKSENDSYALCNEGIAYEKAGHFEDAINAYLTSKEKSEKEKSESQNSLINAYYYTGLACYNRGLNTKLADISYLENLPKLLSESELMSINKDRDIKILKNFYLSKSLEYFEKVLEIEPYHVNAWVHEARTLYELKRHKEAIDCLNEATKINANNGLLYTVLSNIYLDLGNLDDAYTSINAALEIGYENSAVWKLKGLIHIERKEYGDAIDYFNKAILFNAKMDCSIDPLFLLWKAYAKYLKIEFYFTSKDNIKYMECIHSIIKDLERAFLNEKGCIGECSLYFIGCFYYKINDLFSAKEKLKQCVELCETSEDQNKTLTPELLKVHTSACELLENIWTYQIKPPWWKWWLDYPVHSRNKKYTFYGLFSIILLMLFAPLIGSLYLIIGPVLPVSNNIYSVLSAGASNVSINWTLYLLAVLFLIFVLLFPCIERIKGKDFEIKMNSPQELKFELYPVTPPKKEPSPPAMEGALKVFDKST comes from the coding sequence GTGAAACTTACAAAATACAATGAAGCCATTGATGCTTTCGATAAAGCTATAGAAATTAAGAATGATTCTTCAAAGGCTTGGTACGATAAAGGTCTTACTCTTCGTGAACTTGGAAAAATTGAGAAAGAAGATGAAGTGAAACTTACAAAATACAATGAAACCATTGATGCTTTCGACAAAGCTACGGAAATTAACCCTAATTACCAAGATGCTTGGTATTTTAAAGGTATTGCTCTTCGTGAACTTGGCGAAATTGAGCAAGAAAACGAAGTGAAACTTACAAAATACAACAAAGCCATTGAAGCTTTCGATAAAGCTATAGAAATAAAGAATGATTCTTCAAAGGCTTGGTATGATAAAGGTCTTACTCTTCGTGAACTTGGGAAAATTGAGAAAGAAGATGAAGTGAAACTTACAAAATACAATGAAGCCATTGATGCTTTCTCCAAAGCTATAGGATTTAAAAATGATTATTCAGATTCCTGGCATTTTAAAGGTATTGCTCTTCGTGAACTTGGCGAAATTGAGCAAGAAAACGAAGTGAAACTTACAAAATACAATGAAGCCATTGAAGCTTTTGACAAAGCTATAGGAATTAAGAATGATTCTCCAGAGGCTTGGTACGATAAAGGTCTTACTCTTCGTGAACTTGGGCAGATTGAGAAAGAAGATGAAGTGAAACTTACAAAATACAATGAAGCCATTGATGCTTTCGACAAAGCTACGAAAATTAACCCTAATTACCAAGATGCTTGGTATTTAAAAGGTATTGCTCTTCGTGAACTTGCTGATAATGAAAAAGAATACAAAGTAAAGTTTGAAAAATACGATGAAGCAATCAAGGCCCTTGATAACGCTGTAGATTTTGGATTAGATCACATTTATGTATGGTATGACAAAGGTCTTGTATGTTTTTACAAAGGTCTTGCTCTTCGTGATGCTGGGAAGTACGATGAGGTAATTAAGAATTTTGATGATGCCATTGATTATTTAGATAAAGTTGTAAATTCTCTTAATAAGGAAAAACAACTATTATTTTATTATAGTACGTTAGATTTAAAGGGTTATATTCTTACCCAATACGGAAAATATCCAAAATACAAGGAAGCTATTAATTTATATAACAAGCTCTTTAAAGATAATTTTTTCAAGGGGTGTGAGATTGAAAATCATGCGTGGAACAACATTGGACTTGCCTACACGTGTATTGGGAATTATGATGAAGCAATAGAGTATTTTAAAAAGTCTGTTAACAAGTCTGAAAACGATTCCTATGCATTGTGCAATGAAGGTATCGCCTATGAAAAAGCTGGTCATTTTGAGGATGCTATAAATGCATATCTTACTTCTAAAGAGAAATCTGAAAAAGAGAAATCTGAATCTCAAAATTCGTTAATAAATGCATACTATTACACTGGTCTTGCTTGCTATAATCGGGGATTGAATACTAAGTTGGCGGATATAAGCTACCTTGAAAATTTACCCAAGCTTTTAAGTGAAAGTGAATTAATGTCAATTAATAAAGATAGAGATATTAAAATACTGAAAAATTTCTATTTGAGCAAATCGTTAGAATATTTTGAAAAAGTTCTCGAAATAGAACCATATCATGTAAATGCATGGGTTCATGAAGCAAGAACTCTTTATGAATTAAAGCGTCATAAAGAAGCTATAGATTGCCTTAATGAAGCCACAAAAATTAACGCTAATAATGGTTTGTTGTATACAGTTCTTTCAAATATTTATTTAGACTTGGGCAACCTTGATGATGCTTATACAAGCATAAATGCGGCGCTTGAAATAGGGTATGAAAACTCTGCTGTTTGGAAACTTAAAGGATTAATTCATATTGAAAGAAAAGAATATGGCGATGCTATTGATTATTTTAATAAGGCGATTTTATTTAATGCAAAAATGGATTGTTCGATAGATCCACTGTTTCTCCTATGGAAAGCCTACGCCAAATACCTTAAAATAGAGTTTTATTTTACATCAAAAGATAATATAAAATATATGGAATGTATTCATTCTATTATAAAAGATTTAGAAAGAGCTTTCTTGAACGAAAAAGGTTGCATTGGAGAATGTTCTCTATATTTCATTGGTTGTTTTTATTATAAAATCAATGATCTCTTTTCAGCAAAAGAAAAACTAAAACAATGCGTAGAATTATGTGAAACCTCAGAAGATCAGAATAAAACTTTAACTCCTGAATTGCTCAAAGTTCATACATCAGCATGTGAATTACTAGAAAATATCTGGACCTATCAGATTAAACCCCCATGGTGGAAATGGTGGTTGGATTATCCGGTACATTCAAGAAATAAAAAATATACATTTTATGGTCTTTTTTCCATCATTTTATTGATGTTATTTGCACCATTAATAGGTAGTCTTTATTTAATTATAGGCCCTGTACTTCCAGTATCAAATAATATTTATTCGGTGTTGTCGGCGGGGGCCTCTAATGTATCTATAAACTGGACTCTGTATCTCCTTGCTGTTCTATTTCTGATATTTGTTTTGTTATTTCCTTGTATAGAACGCATCAAAGGAAAAGACTTCGAAATAAAAATGAATTCACCTCAAGAATTAAAATTCGAATTATATCCTGTCACGCCTCCAAAAAAAGAACCTTCTCCACCAGCTATGGAGGGTGCGTTGAAGGTATTTGATAAATCTACTTAA